In a single window of the Arthrobacter zhangbolii genome:
- a CDS encoding carbohydrate ABC transporter permease: MSSTLRHPGVRAGRPRGSESIWAALPWIGPVLVLIFGIVIFPAGYMIYSSTRRISQAGTNVEGVGLANFQTVFTDPNLPRILLNTVVWVAVVVTLTVIISLALANFLNKPFPGRTLVRMAVVVPWAASVVMTTTVFYYGLDRDYGIINKFMVDIGLMDAAYGFTKNTTTALAAAIIVGVFVSLPFTTYTLLAGMQAVPGDALEAAKMDGAGPVRTYFSVVLPQLRGALAVAVLINIINVFNNLPILRIMTGSIPGYSADTLMTYIFKVLQFDRRLDVASALSVVNFAVVLVIVAVYVKIVKPMKEV; the protein is encoded by the coding sequence ATGAGCAGCACACTTCGGCATCCGGGAGTGCGGGCCGGCAGGCCGCGGGGCAGCGAAAGCATCTGGGCCGCCCTGCCCTGGATCGGCCCGGTCCTGGTCCTAATCTTCGGCATCGTCATCTTTCCCGCCGGCTACATGATCTACAGCTCCACCAGGCGCATCAGCCAGGCGGGAACGAACGTGGAGGGTGTGGGCCTGGCGAACTTCCAGACAGTGTTCACGGATCCCAACCTGCCGCGGATCCTGCTCAACACCGTGGTCTGGGTTGCCGTGGTGGTGACCCTGACGGTCATCATCTCCCTGGCGCTGGCAAACTTCCTGAACAAGCCCTTCCCCGGCAGGACCCTGGTCCGGATGGCGGTGGTGGTTCCCTGGGCTGCCAGCGTGGTCATGACCACCACGGTGTTCTATTACGGATTGGACCGGGACTACGGCATCATCAACAAGTTCATGGTCGACATTGGGCTGATGGATGCCGCCTACGGGTTCACTAAAAACACGACCACCGCCCTGGCCGCGGCCATTATTGTCGGTGTGTTTGTCTCCCTCCCGTTCACCACCTATACCCTGCTGGCCGGAATGCAGGCGGTTCCCGGAGATGCACTGGAGGCCGCCAAGATGGACGGTGCCGGTCCGGTCCGCACCTACTTCAGTGTGGTGCTGCCCCAGCTGCGCGGCGCGCTCGCCGTCGCCGTACTGATCAACATCATCAACGTCTTCAATAACCTGCCCATCCTGAGGATCATGACCGGATCCATTCCGGGCTACAGTGCCGACACCCTAATGACCTACATCTTCAAGGTGCTGCAGTTTGACCGGCGCCTGGATGTGGCGAGCGCGCTCAGCGTGGTTAACTTCGCCGTCGTCCTGGTGATCGTGGCGGTCTACGTGAAGATCGTCAAACCTATGAAGGAGGTCTGA
- a CDS encoding carbohydrate ABC transporter permease: MAVTAPAVPPVAAPVHPRRKRYGTDNVSGRRMWGRTAIGAVIALVFLTPYLIMLVGSLKTRSEILSVPPEYLPQDGLQLGNYQSMWDTPETPLTYNLLSTIIIAVFATLLVLLVATPAAYYTARFRFPGRMVFLFLVIVTQMLQPAVLTAGLFRQMLWLDLNDTWVAMILINAAFNLSFALWIMHSFFAAIPKEIDEAAQIDGAGRLKVLFRINLPLVWPGIVTAVIFTFVSSWNEFAASLVIMSTAENQPLSVALTKFIGQYATSWQYVFGVSIVAIVPVIILFAVIEKRLIGGLTAGAVK, translated from the coding sequence ATGGCCGTGACAGCCCCCGCAGTTCCCCCGGTTGCCGCACCGGTACATCCCCGCCGGAAGCGGTACGGGACTGACAACGTCAGCGGCCGCCGCATGTGGGGACGGACCGCCATCGGCGCTGTTATCGCACTTGTTTTCCTGACCCCGTACCTGATCATGCTGGTGGGCTCCCTGAAGACACGCTCGGAAATCCTCTCGGTTCCGCCCGAGTACCTGCCGCAGGACGGCCTTCAGCTGGGGAACTACCAGTCCATGTGGGATACCCCGGAAACCCCGCTGACCTACAACCTGCTCTCCACGATCATCATCGCGGTATTCGCTACCTTGCTGGTGCTGCTGGTGGCCACCCCCGCCGCGTACTACACCGCGCGTTTCCGCTTTCCCGGGAGGATGGTCTTCCTCTTCCTGGTGATCGTGACCCAGATGCTTCAGCCGGCCGTTCTGACCGCCGGGCTGTTCCGGCAGATGCTCTGGCTGGACCTTAATGACACCTGGGTTGCGATGATCCTGATCAACGCCGCCTTCAATCTCTCCTTCGCGCTCTGGATCATGCACAGCTTCTTCGCGGCCATCCCAAAGGAAATTGACGAGGCAGCGCAGATCGACGGCGCGGGACGCCTGAAGGTACTCTTCCGGATCAACCTGCCGTTGGTCTGGCCGGGCATTGTTACTGCCGTGATTTTCACCTTTGTTTCGTCCTGGAATGAATTCGCCGCCAGCCTGGTGATTATGTCGACCGCGGAGAACCAGCCGCTCTCCGTTGCGCTGACCAAATTCATCGGCCAGTACGCCACCAGCTGGCAGTATGTCTTCGGCGTCTCCATCGTGGCCATTGTGCCGGTGATTATTCTCTTTGCCGTGATCGAGAAACGCCTCATCGGCGGGCTGACCGCCGGGGCCGTCAAGTAG
- a CDS encoding MarR family winged helix-turn-helix transcriptional regulator: protein MEDQELRRDLVDALRGITLDGQRVADAFAHAHGLNTTDMRALVLIMEAEMRHEALTAGQLSARLGTSSGATTAVIDRLERIGHIHRNRTHADRRKVTLHFEPLAMQLAGAYFGPLGALNDEVMSRYSDAELRTVLGFMQGIRDSYQRYVNELRPDTGQPPSGDATGGAANGTPDQLQTRTERNG from the coding sequence GTGGAAGATCAGGAGCTACGACGGGATCTCGTCGACGCGCTGCGCGGCATCACCCTGGACGGGCAGCGGGTCGCTGATGCCTTCGCGCACGCCCACGGGCTGAACACCACCGATATGCGCGCGCTGGTACTGATCATGGAGGCGGAGATGCGGCATGAGGCACTGACCGCCGGCCAGCTCAGCGCCCGGCTCGGCACCTCGTCCGGCGCCACCACCGCCGTCATCGACAGGCTGGAGCGGATCGGGCACATCCACCGCAACCGCACCCACGCTGACAGGCGGAAGGTGACCCTGCATTTTGAACCGCTCGCCATGCAGCTTGCCGGAGCCTACTTCGGGCCGCTCGGCGCGCTGAATGACGAGGTGATGTCCCGGTATTCGGACGCGGAACTTCGCACTGTCCTGGGGTTTATGCAGGGCATTCGGGATAGCTATCAGCGGTACGTGAACGAGCTGCGCCCCGACACCGGACAGCCGCCCTCAGGTGACGCGACCGGCGGCGCAGCCAATGGCACACCGGATCAGCTGCAAACACGTACGGAAAGAAACGGGTAA
- a CDS encoding inositol monophosphatase family protein, whose amino-acid sequence MDPVASPEDFALAADLVRDAGQLALRMRMEGLTASEKTSVSDVVTAADREAEALVVKRLRELRPEDGIVGEEGASRNGTSGRSWVIDPVDGTYNFFAGSTYWCSALALRADPGPHDVHGDPEVLLGAVYQPQEEQLWLGGRGYPATRNGEPVTWPEDEPLNRISAGTYIHPTWLLRPEVAGPWTAAASRAATIRMMGSGSCDLVRVAAGQFGAWFQHSCPEWDWLPGKAIVLAAGGSTAVAEVNGFRWHIAGTAAAVREIHGALTSA is encoded by the coding sequence ATGGACCCCGTAGCAAGCCCTGAAGATTTCGCCCTGGCCGCCGATCTGGTGCGGGACGCCGGACAGCTCGCCCTTCGCATGCGCATGGAGGGGCTGACCGCCAGTGAGAAGACCTCCGTGTCCGACGTAGTGACCGCAGCAGACCGTGAGGCCGAAGCGCTGGTGGTGAAGCGGCTGCGCGAGCTGCGGCCCGAGGACGGGATTGTGGGGGAGGAAGGCGCCAGCCGAAACGGCACCTCCGGCCGCTCCTGGGTTATTGACCCGGTGGACGGCACCTACAACTTCTTTGCCGGCTCAACGTATTGGTGCTCTGCCCTCGCGCTGCGCGCCGATCCGGGTCCGCACGACGTCCACGGCGATCCTGAGGTGCTGCTGGGCGCCGTCTACCAGCCGCAGGAAGAACAGCTTTGGCTGGGCGGCAGGGGATATCCGGCCACCCGGAACGGGGAACCGGTTACCTGGCCCGAGGATGAGCCGCTGAACCGCATCTCGGCCGGGACCTACATCCACCCGACCTGGCTGCTGCGCCCGGAAGTTGCCGGCCCCTGGACGGCAGCCGCGTCCCGGGCCGCCACGATCCGGATGATGGGCTCCGGGTCCTGTGACCTGGTTCGTGTGGCTGCCGGCCAGTTCGGTGCCTGGTTCCAGCACAGCTGTCCGGAATGGGACTGGCTGCCGGGCAAGGCGATTGTCCTCGCTGCCGGCGGCAGCACCGCCGTCGCCGAGGTGAACGGCTTCCGCTGGCATATTGCCGGCACCGCCGCCGCTGTGCGCGAGATCCACGGCGCGCTGACCTCCGCCTGA